Proteins found in one Populus alba chromosome 14, ASM523922v2, whole genome shotgun sequence genomic segment:
- the LOC140954575 gene encoding uncharacterized protein, with protein MARNKRTTRRTTVQNQQQLQVELHNNSVLALAAPPLPPSPPPLTPSPKVVAGGSSPDKFVFFAEEGAVQQPIVPSPSTPDHIIVEDCSDQEDFEDEEVDYSASGEYPSSFHSPLPTSTGKIVDINPNSASRVSPISESGHSVTPEPSPSNRRSSPVPPLQQFSPGCDGVAHNLPKVAPHTDGPQAPAPVEKWRDLFATNRSTITGPKLPRFSASCNDLPCDLVSDDLDNNYNVWELYDKLAVLANGPYLIYGRPLILKAMPEYFSFGKDEMACVPVWVKFPNLPLKCWSPRCLAKIASKLGTPIQSDQLTCNMLRISYARVLVELDLSVDLKSSIAINLPNGTTLNQPVIYETLPRFCTLCKVLGHKTGACTPPPKPVVARPVDKQNHPATTTNKDRSVFNRLGPVDGQIGVATSQGKANGQIGESSHSYDPMATEVASGEWEIVRSKKARNSPSISKPNNAMGNKGSSQSSQQPLDPLQAEVEAVSGGWEVVKGKKSNSSHKETPITATHQRITSKDKEVACNNKGKEVAGPTDVRVRGDESITHQNISNEGTTGSNVVLLRTEKQSREDISVGCNVRTGETVGNEITQKAAPPASPGVVTRSNTRKSGGSGRRPPTSPAGLNSPLKQHEVVNLMKKHKMDVCGLLETKLHSSKVSSMHKFRMKHWKFLTNATAANNARILVFWNPSTVKVELLDCSAQGLHVIISSLVLQLSFTVTFVYGFNTIVARRSLWTDLRAWQPNCPWLVMGDFNSVLSQTDKHNGEPVSTYETSDFRECCTDLGLVDLNFTGCHFTWNNGRVWSKIDRVLVNSSWSSLQAPAHVHFGNPGAFTDHSPAIIRFDYQNRQGRRHFKFFNMWASHDNFLQIISDNWTSHIQGSPMFSLCKKLKFLKRPLKELNKLHFSHISERVARAEASLENHQIALHDDRDNLHLLEHDKQLRLTLMNLKSLEKMFFSQKLKCNFFKDSDRGTSFFHALMNQKNRRNYIPAIHCSDGTLTTSEAEMGEEFVRFYQQLLGSCKETLPLDIDVIQSGPCLNERSHESLLAPVSNDDIKNALFGIGNDKAPGPDGYSSFFFKKSWDIIGGDFCAAVQNFFTSGKLLKQVNHSIIALIPKAANVNTAADFRPISCCNVIYKVISKILSGRLASALNVIISPLQNAFLGGRMMSDNINLVQELLRHYGRKRASPRCLMKVDFKKAFDSVQWHFLRQLLHVFGFPDRFVHLIMECVETTSFSVAVNGTLYGFFPGKCGVRQGDPLSPYLFILCMEYFSRMLKLASRNSDFRFHPKCNVHDICHLAFADDVLLLSRGDRHSVSTIFQQLIIFGQTSGLTINAAKSSIYFGGVRDSLKQLILHDTGFREGSFPFKYLGVPLSPHRLLASQYSPLLQKLELAVQSWMGKHLTYAGRLELVRTVLYGMVQFWLSIFPMPSNVVHQIICICRNFLWSGNHTNSNSALVAWKQLCLPKKEGGLGLFDLKARNKSFLAKQLWNIHLKTDSIWIKWVHHFYLRQNIIWAVTAHHSSSPLWKSIIMLKDQLLEDCGCQEEAVALLQQWNRGDDSFSVQAYNYFRLSGPQVSWARVVWEKWSMPRHNFILWLAVLGKLRTKDRLRFLQLDTSCVLCGQIEESHSHLFFTCSWSASLWLQIKLWLRINRRMMTLTSAIRGLHTGGNNLEARMRRVSLGLTVYLIWEERNKRTFEGKSSAVGILFRKFQIMFYTVFHFYEKDHHILNVG; from the exons ATGGCCAGAAACAAGAGAACCACGCGTCGTACCACTGTACAGAATCAGCAACAACTTCAGGTTGAGTTACACAACAACTCGGTTCTTGCCCTAGCTGCTCCGCCTCTCCCCCCATCTCCTCCGCCTCTTACCCCCTCACCTAAAGTGGTTGCTGGAGGGTCCAGTCCCgacaaatttgtgttttttgctGAGGAAGGGGCTGTTCAACAGCCGATTGTCCCCTCCCCCTCTACACCGGACCATATTATTGTAGAGGATTGCTCTGACCAGGAAGACTTCGAAGATGAGGAAGTTGATTATTCTGCATCTGGAGAATATCCAAGTTCTTTTCACTCCCCGTTGCCAACTTCTACAGGGAAAATTGTAGATATCAACCCCAACAGTGCTTCGAGGGTTTCGCCTATAAGTGAATCTGGACATTCAGTGACTCCAGAGCCTTCGCCTTCAAATAGGAGATCCTCACCGGTGCCTCCTCTCCAACAATTCTCCCCTGGCTGCGATGGGGTTGCCCATAATCTCCCAAAGGTTGCTCCTCATACAGATGGCCCACAAGCTCCAGCTCCTGTTGAGAAATGGCGTGACTTATTTGCAACCAACCGAAGCACAATAACAGGTCCTAAATTACCACGTTTTTCAGCTTCTTGCAATGATTTACCTTGTGACTTGGTTTCTGATGatcttgataataattataatgtttgGGAGTTAT aTGATAAGCTTGCAGTCTTAGCTAATGGTCCATATTTGATCTATGGCCGGCCCTTAATCCTCAAAGCCATGCCtgaatattttagttttgggAAGGATGAAATGGCCTGTGTTCCCGTATGGGTGAAGTTTCCTAATTTGCCGCTGAAATGTTGGTCACCACGTTGCCTTGCCAAGATTGCCAGCAAGCTTGGCACTCCCATCCAAAGTGACCAGCTTACTTGTAATATGTTGAGAATTTCATATGCTAGAGTTTTAGTAGAACTGGATCTAAGTGTAGACTTGAAATCATCTATTGCCATCAACTTACCAAATGGTACCACATTGAACCAACCGGTGATCTATGAGACACTTCCCAGATTCTGCACATTGTGTAAAGTTTTGGGACACAAAACGGGAGCTTGTACCCCTCCTCCTAAACCCGTGGTGGCAAGACCGGTGGATAAGCAAAACCATCCAGCTACCACTACAAACAAGGACCGAAGTGTCTTTAATCGCCTTGGGCCGGTTGATGGGCAGATTGGTGTTGCAACTAGCCAGGGAAAAGCTAACGGGCAGATTGGTGAGTCCTCACATAGTTATGATCCCATGGCTACTGAAGTTGCATCTGGAGAATGGGAAATAGTCAGAAGCAAGAAAGCAAGGAACTCCCCCAGCATTTCCAAACCAAATAATGCTATGGGAAACAAAGGGAGTAGTCAGTCCTCTCAGCAGCCTTTAGATCCACTGCAAGCAGAGGTTGAAGCTGTCTCTGGTGGCTGGGAAGTGGTAAAGGGGAAGAAGTCAAACTCCAGTCACAAGGAAACACCTATAACTGCTACTCACCAGAGGATAACAAGCAAGGACAAGGAAGTGGCATGCAACAATAAGGGCAAGGAAGTGGCAGGCCCAACGGATGTTAGAGTGCGGGGTGATGAATCTATTACTCATCAGAATATCAGTAATGAAGGCACGACAGGTTCAAATGTTGTATTGCTCAGAACAGAAAAGCAATCTCGTGAAGATATTTCGGTTGGCTGCAATGTCAGGACTGGGGAGACGGTTGGTAATGAGATCACTCAGAAAGCAGCTCCTCCGGCTTCCCCAGGTGTGGTTACAAGGAGTAACACTCGGAAATCAGGTGGTAGTGGTAGGAGGCCTCCTACCTCTCCTGCTG GACTCAACAGTCCTCTGAAGCAACATGAGGTGGTTAACCTCATGAAGAAACATAAGATGGATGTTTGTGGGCTTCTGGAGACCAAGTTGCACTCTTCTAAGGTTTCCTCCATGCATAAGTTTCGGATGAAACACTGGAAGTTCCTTACTAATGCTACAGCTGCCAACAATGCCAGAATATTGGTTTTTTGGAATCCATCAACGGTCAAAGTTGAATTACTTGATTGTTCAGCTCAAGGGTTACATGTAATTATCAGCAGCTTAGTCCTCCAGCTTAGCTTCACTGTCACTTTTGTGTATGGATTCAATACAATTGTTGCAAGAAGATCTCTATGGACAGACTTAAGAGCATGGCAGCCTAATTGCCCATGGTTGGTTATGGGTGACTTTAACTCTGTCCTGTCTCAAACTGACAAGCACAATGGAGAGCCTGTCTCCACCTATGAAACATCGGATTTTAGAGAATGTTGTACAGACCTTGGGCTTGTTGATCTCAATTTCACGGGTTGCCACTTTACCTGGAATAATGGAAGAGTATGGAGCAAAATTGATAGAGTTCTGGTCAACTCATCTTGGTCTTCACTACAAGCTCCAGCTCACGTCCACTTCGGCAATCCTGGGGCCTTCACTGATCATTCTCCAGCAATTATTCGGTTTGATTACCAGAACAGACAGGGGAGACGCcattttaaattcttcaatatgTGGGCTTCTCACGATAATTTCTTGCAGATTATATCTGATAACTGGACCAGCCACATCCAAGGCTCGCCTATGTTCTCTCTTTGTAAGAAGCTCAAGTTTCTGAAGAGACCTTTGAAAGAGCTAAATAAACTACATTTCAGCCACATATCTGAAAGAGTTGCTAGAGCTGAGGCATCACTAGAGAATCACCAAATTGCTCTTCATGATGACAGGGACAATTTACACCTATTGGAGCATGATAAGCAGTTACGGTTGACACTAATGAATCTTAAATCATTGGAGAAAATGTTCTTCTCGCAGAAACTTAAGTGCAACTTTTTCAAAGACAGTGACAGAGGCACAAGCTTTTTTCATGCACTAATGAATCAGAAAAACAGACGGAATTATATTCCTGCTATTCACTGTAGTGATGGCACCCTGACTACATCAGAGGCTGAAATGGGTGAAGAATTCGTAAGGTTCTACCAGCAGCTCCTAGGCTCTTGCAAGGAAACTCTCCCCCTAGATATTGATGTTATTCAAAGTGGGCCCTGCCTCAATGAAAGATCTCATGAGTCTCTTTTAGCTCCTGTATCCAATGACGACATTAAAAATGCTCTGTTTGGTATTGGGAATGATAAAGCTCCAGGGCCGGATGGTTATTCTTCATTCTTCTTCAAAAAATCATGGGATATCATTGGAGGGGATTTTTGTGCAGCTGTTCAGAATTTCTTTACTTCTGGGAAACTTTTGAAGCAAGTTAACCACTCTATTATTGCTCTGATCCCCAAGGCAGCAAATGTAAATACAGCAGCTGACTTTCGGCCCATTTCTTGTTGCAATGTGATCTATAAAGTGATATCTAAAATCCTTTCGGGGAGATTAGCTTCTGCTCTAAACGTCATTATTAGTCCATTGCAAAATGCCTTTCTAGGTGGGAGAATGATGTCAGACAACATCAATTTAGTCCAGGAGCTCCTTCGTCATTACGGCAGGAAAAGAGCTTCTCCTAGATGTCTCATGAAGGTTGATTTCAAGAAAGCTTTTGATTCAGTTCAGTGGCATTTTCTGCGTCAGCTGCTGCATGTGTTTGGCTTCCCAGACCGATTTGTGCACTTAATTATGGAATGTGTTGAAACTACATCCTTCTCTGTTGCAGTAAATGGCACTCTTTATGGTTTCTTTCCTGGAAAGTGTGGAGttagacaaggtgatccattatcacCATATTTATTCATCTTATGCATGGAATACTTCTCCAGAATGCTTAAGCTAGCGTCGAGGAATAGTGATTTTCGCTTCCACCCGAAATGTAATGTCCATGATATATGCCACCTTGCCTTTGCTGATGATGTGCTTTTGCTGTCTCGTGGGGATAGACACTCGGTTTCCACTATTTTCCAGCAGCTAATCATCTTCGGGCAAACTTCAGGGTTGACTATAAATGCAGCGAAATCATCGATCTATTTTGGGGGAGTTAGAGATAGTTTGAAGCAGTTAATCCTCCATGACACTGGCTTTAGAGAAGGAAGTTTCCCCTTCAAATATCTTGGTGTCCCTCTCAGTCCCCACAGACTTCTAGCAAGCCAATACTCTCCTTTGTTGCAGAAACTGGAATTGGCAGTGCAAAGTTGGATGGGAAAACATCTCACTTATGCTGGGAGATTGGAGCTTGTGCGGACGGTACTCTATGGAATGGTTCAGTTCTGGCTTAGCATCTTTCCTATGCCAAGCAATGTAGTTCATCAAATTATTTGCATCTGCAGAAACTTCTTGTGGTCAGGCAACCATACAAACAGCAACTCTGCTCTGGTGGCCTGGAAGCAGCTCTGTCTCCCCAAAAAGGAAGGAGGCCTAGGTCTATTTGATCTAAAAGCTCGTAACAAGAGTTTCTTAGCAAAACAGCTCTGGAATATCCACCTCAAAACTGACTCCATATGGATCAAATGGGTTCATCACTTTTACCTGCGTCAGAATATTATATGGGCTGTGACTGCACATCACTCTTCATCCCCTCTTTGGAAATCTATTATTATGCTAAAAGATCAGTTGCTTGAAGACTGTGGGTGCCAAGAGGAGGCAGTAGCATTACTCCAGCAATGGAACAGAGGGGATGACAGCTTCTCGGTGCaagcatataattattttagactCTCTGGTCCTCAAGTTAGCTGGGCGCGAGTAGTGTGGGAGAAATGGTCTATGCCAAGACACAACTTCATTTTATGGCTAGCAGTGTTGGGAAAATTGAGAACAAAAGATCGGCTGCGGTTTCTTCAATTAGATACCTCGTGTGTACTGTGTGGGCAGATAGAAGAATCACACAGCCACTTATTTTTCACTTGCTCTTGGTCAGCTTCCCTCTGGTTGCAAATCAAGCTGTGGCTGCGCATCAATAGGAGGATGATGACCTTAACCAGTGCCATCAGGGGGCTTCACACTGGAGGAAATAACTTAGAAGCCCGAATGAGAAGAGTCTCTTTGGGTCTCACGGTTTATCTCATctgggaagaaagaaacaagagaaCTTTTGAAGGAAAGAGTTCTGCGGTGGGCattctttttagaaaatttcaGATTATGTTCTATACTGTTTTTCACTTCTACGAGAAAGACCACCACATTCTCAATGTTGGTTGA